The genomic region gtaccttcaggcgtttggaaattgctcccaaggatgaaacagacttgtaaAGGTCTACAAAtgtattttctgaggtcttggctgatgtcttttgattttcctatgatgtcaagcaaagaggcactgagtttgaaggtaggccttgaaatacatccacagatacacctccaattgactcaaatgatgtcaattagcctatcagaagcttccaaacccatgacatcattttctggaattttccaagctgtttaaaggcgcagtcaacttagtgtatgtaaacttctaacccactggaattgtgatacagtgaattataattgaaataatctgttaaacaattgttgtaaaaatgacttgtgtcacgcacaaagtagatgaactaaccaacttgccaaaaccatagtttgttaacaagaaatttgtggagtggttgaaaaaacgagttttaatgactccaacataagtgtatgtaaacttccgacttcaactgtaagttgtactttcaagtatttttacttactAAGTATCTTACACCACTGCAATGATGTATGTTAAATGTGACAACAATTGTTGAAGACTGTCTCTGGTGCCCAAATATGTATTCTATCCAATGTATTTGCTTATGCAAAACCATAACTTTATATTGTTAAGTGTACTGATAATGTAACAAAAGCCGTTCAAACCAGAGCCGGAATATTGTTTGAGGCCCTTATACACTTGAATGTGTTGTTCCAGAAAAAAATGTCCCACTTGAAATATCTTACTTTTTTGTATTGCAGCCTCACCACCCACATGCATCAAGAGGACTACTAAAAGGACTAATAACCTAGAACATAAAGGATGAGTAATGCTAGAAATATCAAGAGGTCTAAAGGTACTGACATCAGTGAAAGCAACTTTTTGAATTCCCAAGACAGCTACAGTACAAACAGTCCCCTGGGAACACCAACagcactgagtgtacaacacattaggaacaccttcctaatattgagttgtacccccttttgccatcagaacagcctcaatgtattggggcatggactctccaaggtgtcgaaagcgttccacagggatgctggcccatgcttACTCGTCTTTCCCGAAAGTTGCGTCatcggctggatgtcctttgggttgcGGACCATTCTTGCTACACAcggaactgttgagcgtgaaaaacccagcagctttgcagttgtATGGTAATAAGTTctagcctggcacctactaccagacctcgttcaaaggcacttaaatattttgtcttggccGTTCACCCTCTCAATGGCACACGTGGacaacccatgtctcaattgtctcaagtgacatcaataagggatcataggtgtcacctggattcccctggtcagtctatgtcatggaaagagcagatgttcatAAGTATTTTTTGGAGTATCTGTAGTTTACTCATTTATATTTGGGGTAACTTTtacatttacttcactacattcctttagaaaatattgtactttttactccctacattttccatgacacccagaagtacttgttacatttggaatgctatacaggacaggacaagtgtccaattcacacacttatcaagagaacatccctggtcatccctactgcctctgatctgatggacttACTTTTACCTTTGATacatatttagaaccaaatacttttagacttttactcaagttgtatTTCACTGTGTGACttccacttttacttgagtaactttctattgaggtatctatacttttactcaggtaTGACAATTAGGTACTTATCCCACCACTGGATTTGCCCCAAAAATAGCATTTTGTATTCAGgaaaaaaagttaattgctttgacacattttctgcagtgttactttagtgccttgttgcaaacaggacgcatgttttggaatattttattctgtacaggcttcctctttctctctgtcaattaggttaatattgttgagtagctacaatgttgatccatccccaGTTTTCTCCTATAACAACCATtgaactctaactgttttaaagtcactattggcctcattgtgaaatccctgagcggtttccttcctctccggcaactgagttaggaaggacatgtatctttgcagtgactgggtgtattgatacactatctgaagtgtaattaataacttcactatcctcaaagggatattcaatgtctgctttttatttttgaCCCATAGGTGCCCTTCCTTGCGAGTCATTGTAAAACCTcccttgtctttgtggttgaatctgtgtttgaaattcactgctcgactgataGACCTTACACATAATTGTATGTTAAACACTACTAttccacacagagtgagtccatgcaacttaccattacaaaagggttgaatacttactgacttaagacatttcagctttacatttttaattcatttgtaacattttgaaaaacagaATTTCACTTTGACAcaatggggtattgtttgtaggcgagtgaccaaaaatctcaatttaatccattttaaatacaggctgtaacacaacaaaatgtgagaaaagtcaaggggtgtgaatactttctggaggccCTGTGTATTCTTCTCTTTCAAATGCTACTGACTTGTCGTGTCTCTCAGATCAGTGTCTTGTTTTATAGGTTGTGTTGCCTGTGAATAGAGTTTCAGCTAGTCTGACAGGGATTTTATTTCCCGCCTTTTCTTAATCATTAGCCTGGATGGCTGACAGCCATGTGAGCCATAGCATGGATCTCTTTTGACTAAAACCTTGTAAATTAACACAATTAGCGCAGCATCATCCTGCTAATTAGCTCCTGGTGCTTGGTACGGCGGCTGGGCAAGCGGCTGGGAGGGAGTCATGGGGGAATCCACATTCTCGCCTGTTTACTAGACAAACACTGCGCTGTAATGCGCCGCTGGATGCTCTCTGTCGGTTTCCTAAAGCCTTGGATAGGGATGGCTACTGGGCAATTTCATAGGATGCCGATGCGCGTGTGGCTGGCTAAGGGGTGGATCAATGCAGCAGGAATGGGTGGTTTTTGCAATGTGATTCTGTGTTTACTAATGGAGTTTCAAGTCGGATTAGCTTTGATAAAgcaatgtgtgcatgtgtgtgtgtgtgtgtgtgtgtgtgtgtgtgtgtgtgtgtgtgtgtgtgtgtatgtatgtatgtgtgtgtatggctgtgtATCCGTGTTTCTTTTAATACCGTAAACACAATGATCTGTTTCTTTCTTGGGTATATCTGTCTTTGATAATCCCATGCTGAGTCTAAAATGACAGCATATGTAACAGCTTGTGTTTGCAAATTGAGTTTAGGACTAAACTCGACGGTGCCTTTTGAGCCCCGGAGGCAATGAAAAAAGATGGTCTGGGAAGCGAGAAAGACAAGTACAGcatgttttttctctctcaccatGTAGACTGGGAAGCAGTAGGCAGACACAAGGCCGTTGTAATTCATGCCGGGCAGTGGGGTTTGTGTGATGAAAGCAACAGAGCGCTGCCTGGGAGATTGCTTTGCTGCACTCCTCGAAGCAGATTTGAAACTGTCTCGGAATGCCTTAGATGAGAGTTGGATTATAGACTGACCTGCAATGTCTATGTCATTCGGTTCTGTGCAGGGTGCATTATACTGTGCTAACCAGGTGTTGGGTCCCAAATCCACACACTGCCCATGATGTAATTGCTCAGCAGTGCCTATTTTACAGTGGAGGAAGTTAGTTGTATAATGGTATTGGGATTTGGGATATATTTGTCAGTTCATTCATTGCTACAAAGGCAACTTTTCCACCACGTTAAATGTACCAACGTCTAGACACAACATACTGACAACGCAAGAAAACTCACAATAAATAGCAACTACCTTCTGATGGTATTTTTTGacccgtctctctttctgtctggtgTTTAGGCCTAAAGATGCAGTGGACCCCAGAGCATGCACAGTGGGCCGAGCAGCACTTTGATATCTCCTCCACCACACGCTCTCCTGCACACAAAGTGGAGGCCTACCGGGGGCACCTGCAGCGCACCTATCAGTACGCCTGGGCCAACGACGACATCTCTGCACTCACCGCCTCCAACCTGCTGAAGAAATACGCAGAGAAGTACTCTGGGATTTTAGAGGGTCCGAGTGAGCGAGCGCTGCTCTGCTCCTATTCCGATGGCACTCCTGGACTCCTCAATGGACGTAAGTCAGAGAGTGAGTCCTGGCAGGAGGGGATTTACCCAATGAACTGTGCTCCAGATGTTTTATCTGTGAGCAAATCTGGAATGACAGCTGCCCTTCCCCCAACAGACGTGTCGGCCAGCATAGGTAGCACCCCAAGGGGGCCAGCAGCCTGACCGAGCCCAGCTATTCCAGCAGTAACTGTGGGAGTCACACAGCCACCAGTCTACACTCTGGTCTGTCCTCTCAGGAATACGCTACGGGCTACAATGGCTCCTACCTGCACTCTAGTTACAGCGGGCAGACCGCCTCAGGCCTCCCCTCTCCATTGCACAATGCTGGTCTCCTACAACCCccgcccccacccccaccacctccccctACTCTAGTGCCCAGCTACAATGCGGGGTCTCCCAACCTCTCCAACTACAATTATCCTCCGACAGGGTATCCCCCACAGACAGCTGTTGCCCCTAGCTATAGCCCTGGGGGAGCCCCACCTCCCTCTGCCTATCTGCCATCGGGCATCGCAGCTCCCACGCCCCTACCCCCCTCTACACTCCCTGGCTATACCTACCAGTCCCATAACCATGCACCAATTGCACCAACACCTTTGAATGGCAGCTCAGCCAACTCATTGAAAAGAAAAGCTTTCTACATGACGGGGCATGGAGATATGGACTCCAGCTATAGTAATTTCAACTACAACCAACAGCGCTCCTCACAAAGCCCTATGTACAGAATACCAGACAACAGCATCTCAGACTCAAGCAGAGGGAATGGATTTGACAGGAATGCTGATCCGTCATCTTTAGCATTTAAGCACACGAAGCAGCCAATATCCTCAGATCAGCAAAGAAAATGTTGCAGTCAGTCTGGCCGAGCATTAACCCCTCCCTCCTATGGATCAACCAAAAGCTCTGTGGGAGGCCTGAGATCGGGCGAGTCCTTTGGAAAGTTTGGAACCCCCATAATGAATGAGCACAGTGAAGAGCATAGACAGCTCCTCTCCCATTCCATAGCAGGGTCGGACATTGGCAGCGCTACCTCATCCAGCCACACTGCAGAGGAGCAGCTGAAGAACAGTGATGCCAACCTCGTGGAGTTGGTCACCACAGAGATCCTTCAGCCCGGTCCCCCAGTAGACTGGAATGACATTGCCGGTCTGGAGCTGGCCAAAGCAGCCATCAAAGAAGAGATTCTGTGGCCCATTTTGAGGCCAGACATGTTCAGTGGACTTGCCACATTACCTCGGAGCCTCCTTCTCTTCGGACCTCAGGGAACAGGCAGAACACTGCTGGGCCGCTGCATGGCCAGCCAGCTGGGGGCTGCCTTCCTGCGGCTCAGTGGCTCAGCCCTGGTGACcaagtggctgggagagggagagaagattgTCCAAGCCTCCTTCCTGGTAGCCAGGTGTCGCCAGCCCTCAGTGGTGTTCATCAGTGAGGTGGACATGCTGCTTTCGGCCCAGCTCAGCGAGGAGAGCCCAGTGAATAGGATCAAGAGCGAGCTCCTCATGCAGCTGGACAGTGTGCTGACCTCAGCCGAGGACCACGTCCTGGTGGTCTGCTCCTCCAGCAAGCCTGAGGAGATCCAAGAGTCCCTGAGGAGGTACTTCACCAAACGGCTTCTCATCCCCCTACCTGACAGCACAGCACGACACCAGATAATCAGCCAACTGCTCTCACAGCACAACTATTGCCTCAGTGACAAAGAGTTGTCACTGCTGGTCCAGCGGACGGAGGGCTTTTCGGGACTGGACGTGGCCCGGCTGTGTCATGAGGCAGTAGTAGGACCGATACATGGCATCCCAGCTTCTGACCTCTCAGCCATCCATCCCAGCCAGATGAGACCAGTCTCTTACCAAGACTTTGACAATGTATTTAGCAAATTCCAGTCCAACATATCACAAAAAGAACTGGACACATACACCGAATGGAATAAAATGTTTGGTTGCAGTCAATGAAACTGAAGCGTTCAAACACGCAGGAAGGAAACCCCTTTCAGAAGGATACCATTTAGAATTCTCAGTAAACAGGAAGTGGACAAGAGAATAATACAGGTCGTGGTGACTTTAACACCTGCAGTACAGTAAAGGCGTAAAGGTAGGCCTTAGAGAAGCAGAGGCATGCTTTACACAACGGCTGGCAATCTGCACACAACACATAGAGAAATATTATTTTGATGCTTGAAACGGATGAGG from Oncorhynchus masou masou isolate Uvic2021 chromosome 29, UVic_Omas_1.1, whole genome shotgun sequence harbors:
- the LOC135521185 gene encoding LOW QUALITY PROTEIN: fidgetin-like (The sequence of the model RefSeq protein was modified relative to this genomic sequence to represent the inferred CDS: inserted 1 base in 1 codon) — its product is MITSTGIYGLKMQWTPEHAQWAEQHFDISSTTRSPAHKVEAYRGHLQRTYQYAWANDDISALTASNLLKKYAEKYSGILEGPSERALLCSYSDGTPGLLNGRKSESESWQEGIYPMNCAPDVLSVSKSGMTAALPPTDVSASIGSTPRXASSLTEPSYSSSNCGSHTATSLHSGLSSQEYATGYNGSYLHSSYSGQTASGLPSPLHNAGLLQPPPPPPPPPPTLVPSYNAGSPNLSNYNYPPTGYPPQTAVAPSYSPGGAPPPSAYLPSGIAAPTPLPPSTLPGYTYQSHNHAPIAPTPLNGSSANSLKRKAFYMTGHGDMDSSYSNFNYNQQRSSQSPMYRIPDNSISDSSRGNGFDRNADPSSLAFKHTKQPISSDQQRKCCSQSGRALTPPSYGSTKSSVGGLRSGESFGKFGTPIMNEHSEEHRQLLSHSIAGSDIGSATSSSHTAEEQLKNSDANLVELVTTEILQPGPPVDWNDIAGLELAKAAIKEEILWPILRPDMFSGLATLPRSLLLFGPQGTGRTLLGRCMASQLGAAFLRLSGSALVTKWLGEGEKIVQASFLVARCRQPSVVFISEVDMLLSAQLSEESPVNRIKSELLMQLDSVLTSAEDHVLVVCSSSKPEEIQESLRRYFTKRLLIPLPDSTARHQIISQLLSQHNYCLSDKELSLLVQRTEGFSGLDVARLCHEAVVGPIHGIPASDLSAIHPSQMRPVSYQDFDNVFSKFQSNISQKELDTYTEWNKMFGCSQ